Proteins from a genomic interval of Halomonas alkaliantarctica:
- a CDS encoding ABC transporter ATP-binding protein, translated as MPTPLLEFDHLRVDFDLPDGVVTAVKDVSFTLHQGETLALVGESGSGKSITSTAVMGLLPELARSTGSICWHGGAGNEDLLTVSRQRMRAIRGNEISMIFQEPMTSLNPLHRIGKQIREVLHKHTKLRGRDSHMRVLELLEQVGIPEPERRVDSYPHELSGGQRQRVMIAMALACEPKLLIADEPTTALDVTVQAQILALLKDLQTRYGMAILFITHDLGVVRHLADSVCVMQNGKIVESGATDTLFQSPQHPYTQMLIAANPSGQKAPVPDTAPILLTARNLNVRFAIKKQLFGPNRYFEAVKNIDLTLRQGQTLGVVGESGSGKTTLGRALLRLVKSRGEIHYDDIDVAQLERTGMRPLRSRMQVVFQDPFGSLSPRLTVGEIIGEGLRVHQPLLTRAERDTQVIQALEEVALDPAHRHRYPHEFSGGQRQRIAIARALVVKPEFLLLDEPTSALDRSVQMTIIELLRDLQQRHQLTYLFISHDLAVVRALADEVIVVRQGEIVEQNDTQSLFNAPRQPYTRELMQAAFLDSPAA; from the coding sequence ATGCCAACACCACTGCTGGAATTTGATCACCTGCGCGTCGATTTCGACCTTCCCGACGGGGTCGTGACCGCGGTCAAAGACGTTAGCTTTACGCTTCACCAGGGCGAGACACTGGCGCTAGTCGGGGAGTCGGGCTCGGGCAAGTCGATTACCTCGACCGCCGTGATGGGGCTACTCCCCGAGTTGGCGCGCTCCACGGGGAGTATTTGCTGGCATGGTGGCGCGGGCAATGAAGACTTACTCACGGTCAGCCGTCAGCGCATGCGGGCCATTCGGGGCAATGAAATCTCGATGATCTTTCAAGAGCCCATGACCTCGCTCAACCCGCTGCACCGAATTGGAAAGCAGATTCGGGAAGTGCTGCATAAGCACACCAAATTGCGCGGTCGCGATTCACACATGCGCGTGCTAGAGCTGCTTGAGCAAGTGGGCATTCCAGAGCCCGAGCGCCGCGTTGACAGCTACCCTCACGAGCTTTCTGGCGGTCAACGCCAGCGGGTGATGATAGCCATGGCATTGGCCTGCGAACCCAAGCTGCTGATTGCCGATGAGCCGACCACCGCCCTTGATGTAACCGTGCAGGCACAGATACTCGCCTTGCTGAAAGATCTGCAGACCCGCTACGGCATGGCCATTTTGTTTATCACCCACGATCTAGGTGTCGTTCGGCATTTAGCCGATAGCGTGTGTGTGATGCAGAACGGTAAAATTGTTGAATCAGGGGCAACCGATACACTTTTCCAATCGCCACAGCATCCTTATACGCAGATGCTTATCGCCGCCAATCCAAGTGGCCAAAAAGCGCCCGTTCCCGACACCGCCCCAATTTTGCTCACCGCCCGTAACCTTAACGTGCGTTTTGCGATTAAAAAGCAGCTATTTGGCCCTAATCGCTACTTTGAGGCGGTCAAAAATATAGATCTCACTTTGCGACAAGGACAAACCTTAGGCGTGGTGGGTGAATCCGGGTCAGGAAAAACGACTTTGGGCCGCGCGCTTTTGCGGCTGGTGAAGAGTCGCGGTGAGATACACTACGATGATATCGACGTGGCCCAGCTTGAACGGACGGGAATGCGACCGCTACGGTCGCGTATGCAAGTCGTCTTTCAAGACCCGTTTGGTTCGCTTTCGCCGCGCTTGACCGTCGGTGAGATTATTGGCGAAGGGTTGCGCGTTCATCAGCCACTGCTAACCCGAGCCGAACGCGATACCCAGGTTATCCAAGCTCTCGAAGAAGTCGCTTTAGATCCCGCCCACCGGCATCGTTACCCGCATGAATTTTCAGGCGGCCAGCGCCAGCGGATAGCTATTGCCCGAGCTTTGGTCGTCAAGCCCGAGTTTCTGCTGCTGGACGAGCCTACGTCTGCGTTAGATCGCTCGGTGCAAATGACCATCATTGAGCTATTACGTGACTTACAACAGCGCCATCAGCTGACCTACCTGTTTATTAGTCATGACCTCGCCGTGGTGCGCGCGCTGGCCGATGAAGTGATCGTAGTGCGCCAAGGGGAAATCGTTGAGCAAAACGACACGCAGTCTCTTTTCAATGCCCCACGCCAACCCTATACCCGTGAGCTAATGCAGGCCGCTTTTCTGGATAGCCCAGCGGCGTAG
- the lysS gene encoding lysine--tRNA ligase, with protein MANQDASPADNENHLIAERRAKLTARRERAAEQGKSAFPNDFRRDSLTVELQNAFGDKDKAELEALDHHAAVAGRVMRQRGPFIVIQDVAGQIQLYVDKKGLPADVLEDVKSWDIGDIVAAHGPVHKSGKGDLYVMMKEAQLLTKSLRPLPDKFHGLTDMEARYRQRYVDLIMNPQSRKVFETRAAVISSMRRFFEARGFMEVETPMLQPIPGGAAARPFITHHNALDIDMYLRIAPELYLKRLVVGGFEKVFEINRNFRNEGLSTRHNPEFTMVEFYWAYADYRDLLDMTEAMLRTAAEEVLGSAIIEYQGASYDFGKPFTRLTLRQAILDHGDGIADSDLDSLEAARATAEKLGIKVKESWGLGKVQTEIFEEVAEHKLDQPTFITEYPAEVSPLARRNDANPFVTDRFEFFVGGREIANGFSELNDAEDQAERFRAQSAEKDAGDLEAMYYDADYVRALEYGMPPTAGEGIGIDRLVMLFTDSASIRDVLLFPAMRPEVD; from the coding sequence ATGGCTAACCAAGACGCGTCTCCTGCAGACAACGAAAACCACCTGATCGCCGAGCGCCGTGCCAAGTTGACTGCTCGCCGTGAGCGCGCCGCTGAGCAGGGAAAGAGTGCGTTTCCCAATGATTTTCGCCGCGACAGCTTAACCGTCGAGCTGCAAAATGCCTTTGGCGATAAAGACAAGGCCGAGCTAGAAGCGCTGGATCACCACGCCGCGGTGGCCGGTCGTGTGATGCGTCAACGTGGACCCTTCATCGTCATTCAGGACGTGGCCGGGCAAATCCAGCTCTACGTTGATAAAAAAGGCCTGCCCGCCGACGTGCTGGAAGACGTTAAAAGCTGGGATATCGGTGACATCGTCGCCGCCCACGGGCCGGTGCATAAATCCGGCAAGGGCGATCTGTATGTGATGATGAAAGAGGCGCAGCTGCTCACCAAGAGCCTGCGCCCACTGCCGGATAAGTTTCACGGTCTCACCGATATGGAAGCCCGCTATCGCCAGCGCTACGTGGATCTGATCATGAATCCGCAGTCGCGCAAGGTGTTTGAAACCCGTGCAGCGGTCATCAGCTCCATGCGCCGCTTCTTTGAAGCGCGCGGTTTTATGGAAGTAGAGACGCCGATGCTCCAGCCGATCCCCGGTGGTGCGGCGGCGCGCCCCTTCATTACCCACCACAATGCGCTGGATATCGACATGTATCTGCGTATTGCGCCGGAGCTTTATCTCAAACGCTTGGTGGTAGGCGGCTTTGAAAAAGTGTTCGAGATTAACCGTAACTTCCGCAACGAAGGTTTATCCACGCGCCACAACCCAGAATTCACCATGGTGGAGTTCTACTGGGCGTACGCGGACTACCGCGACCTGCTCGATATGACCGAAGCCATGCTGCGCACCGCCGCTGAAGAAGTGCTCGGTAGCGCCATCATCGAGTATCAGGGCGCCAGCTACGATTTCGGTAAGCCGTTTACCCGTTTGACGCTGCGTCAGGCGATTCTTGATCATGGTGACGGCATCGCCGACAGCGATTTGGATTCTCTGGAAGCGGCGCGGGCAACTGCAGAGAAACTCGGCATTAAGGTCAAAGAGAGCTGGGGCCTGGGTAAGGTGCAAACGGAAATATTTGAAGAGGTTGCTGAGCATAAGCTCGACCAGCCGACCTTTATCACCGAATACCCGGCTGAAGTGAGTCCGCTGGCGCGGCGTAATGACGCTAATCCGTTCGTCACTGACCGCTTTGAGTTCTTTGTGGGTGGGCGCGAAATTGCCAACGGCTTCTCGGAGCTCAACGACGCTGAAGACCAGGCTGAGCGCTTCCGTGCCCAGTCAGCGGAAAAAGATGCCGGTGACCTGGAAGCGATGTATTACGACGCGGATTACGTGCGTGCATTGGAGTACGGCATGCCCCCCACCGCTGGCGAAGGCATCGGCATCGACCGCCTGGTAATGCTTTTCACCGATAGCGCCTCGATTCGCGATGTCCTGCTGTTCCCGGCGATGCGCCCCGAAGTGGACTAA
- the oppB gene encoding oligopeptide ABC transporter permease OppB: MLSYTLKRLLQAIPTLWIVITLSFFLMHLAPGGPFDGERQLPPEIEANMMAAYGLDKPVWEQYITYMGNLLQGDLGPSFKYKDFSVTELVVQGFPVSLELGLWAIGLALLVGIPMGVIAALKRNSSVDYLVMGTALAGVAIPNFVIAPLLALVFGVFLAWLPVGGWNNGHWSNMVLPVVALSIQQIAYIARMMRASMIEVLGSHFIRTARAKGLSESEVILRHALRPSMLPVISYLGPAIAGIITGSVVIEQIFGIPGIGRYFVQAALNRDYTLVMGTVVFYGALIVLLNLLVDLLYSALDPQIRYDND, translated from the coding sequence ATGCTCAGCTACACCCTAAAACGTTTACTCCAAGCGATCCCGACGCTGTGGATCGTTATTACCCTATCGTTCTTTTTGATGCACTTGGCGCCCGGCGGTCCCTTTGACGGCGAGCGCCAACTCCCTCCCGAGATAGAAGCCAACATGATGGCGGCATACGGCCTGGACAAGCCTGTCTGGGAGCAGTACATCACCTACATGGGAAACCTGCTCCAAGGCGACCTTGGCCCTTCTTTTAAATACAAAGACTTCTCGGTCACTGAGCTTGTGGTGCAAGGCTTTCCAGTCAGCCTTGAACTCGGCCTGTGGGCGATTGGCTTGGCGCTACTGGTCGGCATACCCATGGGAGTGATCGCGGCGCTCAAACGCAACTCAAGCGTTGACTATCTGGTGATGGGAACGGCGCTGGCCGGTGTGGCTATCCCTAATTTTGTGATCGCCCCACTGCTGGCCCTGGTGTTCGGTGTATTTCTGGCGTGGCTACCGGTAGGCGGCTGGAACAACGGTCACTGGAGCAATATGGTGCTGCCGGTGGTGGCACTGTCGATTCAACAGATTGCCTACATTGCCCGTATGATGCGCGCCAGTATGATCGAAGTGCTGGGCAGTCACTTCATCCGCACCGCCCGCGCAAAGGGGCTAAGCGAGAGCGAAGTAATTTTGCGTCATGCCCTGCGACCATCAATGCTACCGGTCATTTCCTACTTAGGCCCCGCCATTGCCGGCATTATTACCGGCTCTGTAGTGATCGAACAAATTTTCGGCATCCCCGGAATTGGCCGCTACTTTGTCCAAGCGGCGCTTAACCGTGACTACACCCTGGTGATGGGCACCGTGGTGTTTTATGGCGCCCTGATCGTCCTACTTAACCTACTGGTCGATTTACTCTACTCGGCACTGGATCCCCAGATTCGTTATGACAATGACTAA
- a CDS encoding peptide ABC transporter substrate-binding protein has product MLKTRVLMGSMTLALSFAAPLQADTLRLAIMGEPASLDPHKISGTWENDVVGDLFEGLVTEAADGSRIPGVAESWEISDDGTVYTFTLRSDAKWSDGEPVTADDFVFAFQRILDPATAANYAYLLYPIKNAEAAYAGEVETSELGVKAIDATTLQITLERSTPYFLDQLSHYTAYPLPRHIVEEYGNEWSGPDNMVSNGAFQLEDWQSQTRITATRNPNFHDADEVALDEIVYFPIEERNTALNRFRAGEIDIAREFPTQQYKWLQENLPEAVQVAPYLGIYYYAFNARDGHATADPRVREALSLAVRREVITDQILGTGEVPAYSFVPPNVSHYQAPSVDFADLSQDERLERARELLKEAGYGPDNPLELMLRYNTSEDHRKVAIAVAAMWKPLGIEVELYNAEVAVHYADIRQGDFDVARAGWIGDYNDAQNFLSLLESNVSNNYGAYSSPEFDALMSEAANTQDLDERAELMAEAETIALEDSATLPIYYYVSRNLVSPDLVGWETNIEDIHRSRWISFDR; this is encoded by the coding sequence ATGCTAAAAACTCGCGTTCTCATGGGCTCAATGACGTTGGCCCTAAGCTTCGCCGCACCGCTCCAAGCGGACACACTGCGCTTAGCGATTATGGGTGAACCAGCCTCTCTAGATCCGCATAAAATTAGTGGCACCTGGGAAAACGATGTAGTGGGCGACCTTTTTGAAGGCCTTGTCACTGAAGCAGCCGATGGGTCGCGTATCCCCGGCGTTGCAGAGTCTTGGGAAATCTCCGATGACGGTACCGTATACACCTTCACGTTGAGAAGCGACGCTAAATGGTCAGACGGAGAGCCAGTGACCGCCGATGACTTTGTGTTTGCGTTTCAGCGTATTTTGGACCCCGCCACCGCTGCTAATTACGCCTACCTGCTTTACCCGATTAAAAATGCCGAAGCTGCCTATGCTGGCGAAGTAGAGACCAGCGAGCTGGGTGTAAAAGCCATCGACGCGACCACGCTGCAGATTACGCTAGAGCGCTCAACGCCTTACTTTTTAGATCAACTTTCTCATTACACCGCCTACCCGCTGCCACGCCACATAGTGGAAGAATACGGCAATGAGTGGTCTGGACCGGACAATATGGTCTCCAACGGTGCTTTCCAGCTAGAAGACTGGCAGTCGCAGACGCGTATCACGGCAACGCGCAACCCCAACTTTCACGACGCTGACGAGGTAGCGCTGGACGAAATTGTTTACTTCCCTATTGAAGAGCGCAACACAGCGCTCAATCGTTTCCGCGCGGGAGAGATTGATATCGCCCGTGAATTCCCCACCCAGCAGTATAAATGGCTGCAGGAGAACCTGCCGGAAGCGGTTCAAGTAGCGCCCTATCTAGGCATCTACTACTACGCGTTTAATGCCCGTGATGGCCATGCGACTGCTGACCCGCGTGTCCGTGAAGCGCTTAGCCTAGCGGTTAGACGCGAAGTGATTACCGACCAAATACTCGGCACAGGCGAAGTGCCTGCTTATAGTTTTGTACCTCCGAATGTCAGCCATTATCAGGCTCCCAGCGTCGACTTCGCCGATCTTTCTCAGGATGAGCGGCTAGAACGTGCCCGTGAGTTGCTGAAAGAGGCAGGCTACGGTCCGGATAACCCGTTAGAACTCATGCTGCGCTATAACACCAGCGAGGATCACCGCAAAGTCGCTATTGCTGTGGCCGCCATGTGGAAACCTCTGGGCATTGAAGTTGAGCTTTATAACGCCGAGGTGGCCGTTCATTACGCCGATATCCGTCAAGGCGATTTCGACGTTGCTCGCGCAGGCTGGATTGGTGACTACAATGACGCGCAAAACTTTTTAAGCCTATTGGAAAGCAATGTATCGAATAACTACGGCGCCTATAGCTCGCCTGAATTTGATGCGTTAATGAGCGAAGCGGCGAATACCCAGGATCTAGATGAGCGCGCCGAACTAATGGCCGAAGCGGAAACTATCGCATTAGAAGATAGCGCTACATTGCCCATTTATTACTATGTATCGCGCAACCTGGTCAGCCCCGATCTCGTCGGCTGGGAAACCAATATCGAAGATATCCATCGTTCACGCTGGATTAGCTTTGATCGTTAA
- a CDS encoding MerR family transcriptional regulator has translation MKVNELAKRGGVTAETVRHYAREQLLAPQRHPDNGYQLFSDNDLERLRFIQRARKLGFSVAEIRDILTHADQGDSPCPLVRDLLASRLPQIRARIAELEALAERMEQAMESWQQMPDGSPDGHSVCRLIESFPDATSTKETP, from the coding sequence ATGAAAGTGAACGAGCTTGCCAAACGCGGCGGCGTTACCGCGGAGACCGTGCGCCACTACGCTCGTGAGCAGCTACTTGCCCCGCAGCGCCACCCTGATAATGGCTATCAGCTATTTTCAGATAACGACCTAGAGCGACTGCGGTTTATTCAGCGGGCGCGCAAGCTCGGTTTTAGCGTGGCGGAAATTCGCGACATTCTGACCCATGCCGACCAAGGTGACTCTCCCTGCCCATTGGTACGCGACTTACTCGCCAGCCGCCTGCCGCAAATCCGCGCACGCATCGCCGAACTGGAAGCGCTAGCCGAACGAATGGAGCAAGCCATGGAGAGCTGGCAGCAGATGCCCGACGGCTCCCCCGACGGCCACAGCGTGTGCCGCCTGATCGAGAGTTTTCCTGACGCAACGTCTACCAAGGAGACCCCATGA
- a CDS encoding ABC transporter permease: MTMTNTLSSTPIASNSLGREAWRRLRQNKAALVSLVLLAAITLVCLLGPWLTPWALDEVDWNAFLTPPSIESGHLAGTDANGRDLLTRVFHGGQISLSVAIVATFVSLVIGVLYGAIAGYFGGRIDNLMMRFVDIMYSLPFMFMVILLMVVFGRNILLIYAAIGAVEWLDMSRIVRGQVLALKRREFVEAAHALGVSSFKIVTRHLIPNAIGPVIIYVTLTVPKVILLESFLSFLGLGVQEPLTSWGVLISEGKDMMETAPWMLIVPSIFLATTLLCLNFLGDGLRDALDPKTR, encoded by the coding sequence ATGACAATGACTAATACCCTGTCGTCCACGCCGATCGCCAGCAATAGCCTAGGCCGTGAAGCGTGGCGACGACTCCGCCAAAACAAAGCGGCCTTGGTCAGCCTCGTGCTACTCGCCGCGATTACCCTCGTTTGCCTACTCGGCCCCTGGCTAACGCCCTGGGCACTCGATGAAGTGGACTGGAACGCCTTTTTAACACCGCCAAGCATTGAGAGTGGCCACCTAGCGGGCACCGATGCCAACGGCCGTGACCTGCTGACGCGGGTATTTCACGGTGGGCAAATATCGCTTTCGGTGGCGATTGTCGCCACTTTCGTTTCCCTAGTCATCGGCGTGCTGTATGGCGCCATTGCTGGTTACTTCGGCGGTCGAATCGACAACCTGATGATGCGCTTTGTGGACATCATGTACTCACTGCCGTTTATGTTTATGGTGATCCTGCTCATGGTGGTATTCGGGCGCAATATCCTGCTGATCTACGCGGCCATTGGTGCAGTGGAATGGCTTGATATGTCGCGTATCGTGCGCGGGCAGGTACTGGCATTAAAACGCCGCGAGTTCGTCGAGGCCGCCCATGCGCTTGGCGTGAGCAGCTTTAAAATAGTCACACGCCATCTGATTCCGAATGCCATCGGGCCCGTGATCATCTACGTCACTCTCACCGTGCCTAAGGTGATTTTGCTGGAAAGTTTTCTGTCCTTCCTGGGTCTCGGCGTTCAAGAGCCATTGACCAGTTGGGGAGTGCTGATCAGCGAAGGCAAAGACATGATGGAAACAGCGCCCTGGATGCTGATTGTTCCTTCTATATTCCTAGCCACCACGCTGCTGTGCTTAAACTTCCTGGGTGACGGTCTGCGCGACGCTCTTGATCCCAAAACACGTTAA
- the prfB gene encoding peptide chain release factor 2 (programmed frameshift): MLETNPIHNQLKDLSERTDVLRGYLDYAEKKDRLEEVTRELEDPNVWNDPDYAQKLGKERASLEAIVATIDDLEQGLGDSRDLLELAEMEEDEGTVEEVCKELDSMQAALEKLEFRRMFSGEMDQNNAYLEIQSGSGGTEAQDWANILLRMYLRWAESHGFKADITEISAGEVAGIKSATVHIQGDYAFGWLRTETGVHRLVRKSPFDSGGRRHTSFASVFLSPEIDDSFEVEINPSDLRVDTYRSSGAGGQHVNTTDSAVRITHEPTGIVVACQGQRSQHANRDFAMKQLKARLWEHEMQKRNAAKQEAEDSKADIGWGSQIRSYVLDDQRIKDLRTSVQSSNCDKVLDGDIDQFIVASLKQGL, translated from the exons ATGTTGGAAACCAATCCGATTCACAACCAGCTCAAGGACCTGTCTGAGCGGACAGACGTTCTTAGGGGGTATCTT GACTATGCCGAGAAGAAAGATCGGCTAGAAGAGGTCACCCGCGAACTGGAAGACCCCAATGTCTGGAACGATCCAGACTACGCGCAGAAGTTAGGCAAAGAGCGCGCCTCCCTCGAAGCCATAGTGGCGACCATTGATGACCTTGAACAGGGCCTTGGCGATAGCCGGGATCTGCTAGAACTGGCTGAAATGGAAGAGGATGAAGGCACCGTCGAAGAAGTGTGCAAAGAGCTGGACAGCATGCAGGCGGCGTTAGAAAAGCTAGAATTTCGGCGTATGTTCTCCGGTGAAATGGATCAGAACAACGCCTACCTGGAAATTCAGTCCGGCTCTGGTGGCACCGAAGCCCAGGATTGGGCCAATATTTTACTGCGCATGTACCTGCGCTGGGCGGAGAGCCACGGCTTCAAAGCCGATATCACCGAAATCTCTGCGGGCGAAGTGGCGGGCATTAAGTCGGCCACCGTGCATATCCAGGGCGATTACGCCTTCGGCTGGCTGCGTACCGAAACCGGCGTTCATCGGCTAGTACGTAAGAGCCCGTTTGATTCCGGTGGCCGTCGGCATACCTCCTTTGCCTCGGTATTTCTGTCCCCGGAAATTGACGACAGTTTCGAGGTAGAGATTAATCCCTCGGACTTGCGCGTTGATACCTACCGCTCTAGCGGTGCGGGCGGTCAGCACGTTAACACCACCGATTCGGCCGTGCGGATTACCCACGAGCCGACCGGTATCGTGGTGGCCTGCCAGGGGCAGCGCAGCCAGCACGCCAACCGCGATTTTGCCATGAAGCAGTTGAAAGCGCGGTTGTGGGAACACGAGATGCAAAAGCGCAACGCTGCCAAGCAGGAGGCCGAGGACTCCAAGGCTGACATCGGCTGGGGCAGTCAGATTCGTTCTTACGTGCTGGATGATCAGCGCATCAAGGATTTGCGCACCAGCGTGCAGTCCAGCAACTGCGATAAAGTGCTCGACGGGGATATTGATCAATTTATCGTCGCCAGCTTGAAACAAGGTTTGTAA
- a CDS encoding MFS transporter: MRLFETRPGDDGLPGPERALAVLALVTGTLMAVVDTTMINLALPTIAADLNVSASRAVWITNLFQVVCAAFLLVFAGISELITRRRLYLFGLATFVAAALGAALSRNLETLLVFRAFQGLGAAATLSIGPSLYRAIFPSRLLGSALGLSALVVAGGYAAGPTLSGVILSFADWPWLFALNVPLGLCSLWLAKRALPREESRKGSFDVAGALLSIVMLASFFIAMDALSHAAPIWQSGGWALLAVLACVGFVARQRRAPYPLLPLSVFAEKRFTLAVSASGLAFIGQGLTFVALSFFYQEQMGFSPLETAWLFTPWPLAIMLVGPIAGRLADRINPSILSSSGLGLLIIGLVALALVDESTGVAGSLWRTALCGIGFGLFQPPNNREMMGSLPPERSSNVSGVMSTTRTVGQSFGVALVGAALALGWPVQVTLWLGAATTLLALLASVARMPLARRALHARRASSAGQ; the protein is encoded by the coding sequence ATGCGACTGTTTGAAACCCGCCCCGGCGACGATGGCCTGCCTGGGCCTGAACGTGCCCTTGCCGTGCTGGCGCTGGTGACCGGCACCTTGATGGCGGTGGTCGACACCACCATGATCAATCTGGCGCTGCCCACTATCGCCGCTGATTTGAATGTTTCGGCGTCCCGAGCGGTATGGATTACCAACCTGTTTCAGGTCGTTTGCGCGGCTTTTTTGCTCGTATTTGCGGGCATTAGTGAGTTAATCACACGACGCAGGCTTTACCTGTTTGGGTTGGCCACCTTTGTTGCTGCCGCACTGGGGGCAGCGCTATCGCGTAATTTAGAAACGTTGCTGGTGTTCCGTGCCTTTCAGGGGCTAGGCGCCGCGGCCACGCTATCGATTGGTCCATCGCTCTATCGCGCCATTTTCCCCTCGCGCCTATTGGGCAGCGCCCTGGGCTTAAGTGCCTTGGTGGTGGCCGGTGGCTACGCGGCAGGACCCACGCTAAGCGGTGTGATCCTATCCTTTGCCGACTGGCCCTGGCTGTTTGCGCTGAATGTGCCGCTGGGTCTCTGTTCGCTATGGCTCGCCAAGCGTGCACTGCCCCGGGAAGAGTCGCGCAAAGGTAGTTTTGATGTCGCTGGGGCGCTGCTCTCAATCGTTATGCTGGCCAGCTTCTTTATTGCCATGGACGCCTTAAGCCACGCCGCGCCGATTTGGCAAAGCGGTGGCTGGGCGCTGTTGGCGGTATTGGCCTGCGTCGGGTTTGTCGCGCGTCAGCGTCGCGCACCTTATCCGCTGCTGCCGCTTAGCGTATTTGCTGAAAAGCGCTTTACGCTAGCGGTATCTGCCTCTGGGCTTGCCTTTATTGGTCAAGGGCTTACCTTTGTAGCGCTGTCGTTTTTCTACCAGGAGCAGATGGGCTTTTCGCCACTGGAAACCGCTTGGCTGTTCACCCCCTGGCCGCTGGCCATTATGTTGGTTGGCCCCATCGCCGGACGCTTGGCTGACCGTATTAACCCCAGTATTCTCTCTAGCAGTGGGCTCGGCCTCCTTATCATTGGCTTGGTTGCGCTGGCGCTAGTCGATGAATCGACCGGGGTCGCGGGAAGTCTTTGGCGCACCGCGCTATGCGGCATTGGTTTTGGCTTGTTCCAGCCGCCCAACAATCGCGAAATGATGGGCAGTTTGCCGCCGGAGCGCAGTTCCAACGTTTCTGGCGTCATGAGCACCACGCGTACCGTGGGGCAGTCGTTTGGCGTAGCCCTAGTCGGTGCTGCGCTGGCGCTAGGCTGGCCAGTTCAAGTAACGCTCTGGCTGGGGGCGGCGACCACGCTGCTGGCACTCTTGGCAAGTGTGGCGCGTATGCCGCTGGCAAGGCGCGCGTTACACGCCCGCCGGGCATCGTCGGCAGGCCAGTAA
- a CDS encoding OmpP1/FadL family transporter, producing the protein MNNKFNKLTLAAAMTAAFASQAHAGGYQINEQSVSGQGYGHAGRSSNVHDATIVYGNPAGMSFLDRAQITAGGTYLNVNSDIDNVSSSRSLETEMGSLPLGSAGGSNEGDMVPGTLIPFAFYAQPVNEQLAFGFGVYAPFGSKTDYEDNFEGRNQGNYTEVKVITAQPTVSYRFNEQWSVGAGVTYNRVEGELHRQVPVAVGQAPDGSPVITEVDSRVEGDDEAWGYNLGLIYQPVPETTLGLTYRSKVDFNLEGSFSASSPVLDQLGIGTVTDNAALDLTTPETVNFSLTQQMSDNLKLMFGASWARWSRFDQILVTGSDRPVITNEQQSYENAWAFSTGGEYQLTPELALRAGVALDFTPTQDSTRSVRIPSDDRRIFSIGAGWSPTPDLTLDVAYSYLTERGTQVNQSKTDSFTVAGQRTPPITSTYSADYKNEAHGFGAQLTYRF; encoded by the coding sequence ATGAATAATAAATTTAATAAGCTTACCCTGGCTGCTGCAATGACGGCCGCCTTCGCCAGCCAAGCCCATGCAGGTGGGTATCAAATCAACGAGCAGAGCGTGAGTGGACAGGGTTATGGCCACGCCGGACGAAGCTCTAACGTTCATGATGCTACGATCGTATACGGTAACCCGGCAGGTATGTCGTTTTTAGACCGTGCGCAGATTACGGCGGGTGGTACTTACTTAAATGTTAATTCTGATATAGATAATGTCTCTTCAAGCCGCTCTTTGGAAACAGAGATGGGATCACTCCCACTGGGGTCGGCGGGTGGCAGCAATGAAGGTGACATGGTTCCGGGAACATTAATTCCGTTTGCCTTTTATGCCCAGCCCGTTAACGAACAGTTGGCCTTTGGTTTCGGTGTCTATGCACCTTTCGGCTCTAAGACTGACTACGAGGACAATTTCGAGGGGCGTAATCAGGGTAATTACACTGAGGTTAAGGTTATCACTGCTCAGCCAACGGTCTCTTACCGTTTTAATGAGCAGTGGTCTGTTGGTGCCGGCGTTACTTACAACCGCGTTGAAGGTGAGCTGCACCGCCAAGTACCTGTTGCTGTTGGGCAGGCACCCGATGGCTCTCCGGTTATCACTGAGGTAGATTCACGCGTTGAAGGGGATGACGAGGCGTGGGGTTATAACCTCGGCTTGATTTATCAGCCTGTGCCTGAAACCACGCTTGGCTTAACTTACCGTTCAAAAGTGGATTTTAATCTAGAAGGCAGCTTTTCGGCGAGCTCACCAGTATTAGATCAACTTGGCATTGGTACGGTAACGGATAATGCTGCGCTAGACTTAACAACGCCTGAAACGGTGAATTTCTCCCTGACACAGCAAATGAGCGACAACCTTAAACTGATGTTTGGTGCCTCTTGGGCACGTTGGAGCCGTTTTGACCAAATTTTGGTCACTGGTAGCGATCGTCCGGTAATAACCAATGAGCAACAGAGCTATGAAAATGCGTGGGCTTTTTCAACCGGCGGTGAATATCAACTGACACCAGAGTTAGCTCTACGTGCGGGCGTGGCCCTTGATTTTACGCCTACCCAAGATTCCACTCGTAGCGTACGTATTCCCTCTGACGATCGGCGTATTTTCTCTATTGGGGCAGGCTGGAGCCCAACACCAGATCTAACTCTGGATGTGGCTTACTCCTACCTAACCGAGCGTGGCACCCAGGTAAACCAGTCCAAAACCGACAGTTTCACGGTAGCCGGTCAGCGCACGCCACCCATAACCTCAACCTACTCAGCCGACTACAAAAACGAAGCTCACGGCTTCGGCGCGCAGTTAACTTACCGCTTCTAA